One window of Helicobacter winghamensis ATCC BAA-430 genomic DNA carries:
- a CDS encoding polyribonucleotide nucleotidyltransferase has product MREINLSFLDKEEQYIFDYVAKQASGSVYYKSGNNVLLATLAVDCDCIVEEDFLPLTVQYIEKAYAAGKFPGGYIKREAKPGDFETLTARIVDRSLRPLFPKDYCYPTQITIMVLSADNDADLQLLALNAASAALYTSEIPLNFAVNGVRIGRIGNEFVVNPSLKEMEQSTLDLFVSGVNEDLLMIEMRTFGGVDIQTPSNPLSLVTTLMEDKKAEFSANELTEIELMQALEIAKTHISKKSKLVEEHFKACIKEPLELTQARKNYICQSVQEFIKQGYLGGLREILAELSKTERHSRLKAFAKQIVQDYAKSNPQDIEFLEQRVNETLNLQKRAMLRAMILQEGIRADGRGLKEVRPISIETNILPKAHSSVLFTRGQTQALVVCTLGGEMDAQSYELLTDKGTSKERFMVHYNFPPFSVGEAIPIGATGRRELGHGNLAKRALECSVINGDQKTIRLVSEILESNGSSSMASVCGGSLALAAADIECTSLIAGVAMGLVCEGEKYAVLTDIMGLEDHDGDMDFKVAGSKSGITALQMDIKLGGLSTEILECALLQAKEARFHILEIMESAKEKIVLNTVALPSSQTFAIHPSKIVEVIGQAGKTIKEIIEKFEVAIDLNRDNGEVKVSGGNKEKVDAAKEYIIGITSASSDKPSIAELYKVGDVYEGRVKKVVDFGAFVELPHNYDGLLHISKITSSRGAQASDYLSVGDLLRVEVLSLNKNKVELGLQEKLSK; this is encoded by the coding sequence GCAGTATATTGAAAAAGCTTATGCAGCAGGAAAGTTTCCGGGAGGTTATATTAAAAGAGAAGCAAAGCCCGGAGATTTTGAAACGCTTACAGCAAGAATTGTGGATAGAAGTTTGCGTCCATTATTTCCAAAAGATTATTGCTACCCCACACAAATTACGATTATGGTGTTAAGCGCAGATAATGATGCAGACTTGCAACTCTTAGCCTTAAATGCAGCAAGTGCAGCTTTATACACTTCAGAGATTCCATTAAATTTTGCTGTAAATGGCGTGCGTATAGGTAGAATCGGAAATGAATTTGTGGTAAATCCAAGCTTAAAAGAAATGGAGCAAAGCACGCTAGATTTGTTTGTAAGTGGTGTCAATGAAGATTTATTGATGATTGAAATGCGCACATTTGGTGGTGTGGATATACAAACTCCTAGTAATCCTTTAAGCTTAGTAACCACACTAATGGAAGATAAAAAGGCGGAATTTAGCGCAAATGAACTTACAGAAATAGAGTTAATGCAAGCTTTAGAGATTGCTAAAACACATATTAGCAAAAAAAGTAAGCTTGTAGAAGAGCATTTTAAAGCGTGCATAAAAGAGCCTTTAGAGCTAACGCAAGCACGCAAAAACTATATTTGTCAAAGTGTGCAAGAGTTTATCAAGCAAGGTTATTTAGGCGGGCTTAGAGAAATCCTTGCAGAACTCTCTAAAACAGAACGCCACAGCCGATTAAAAGCCTTTGCTAAACAAATCGTGCAAGATTATGCAAAGAGTAATCCACAAGATATAGAATTCCTAGAACAACGCGTTAATGAAACGCTAAATTTACAAAAACGCGCAATGCTGCGTGCAATGATTTTACAAGAGGGTATAAGGGCTGATGGGAGAGGGCTTAAGGAAGTGCGTCCTATTAGCATAGAAACAAACATTTTGCCAAAGGCACATTCTAGTGTGCTTTTCACGCGCGGACAAACTCAAGCACTTGTTGTATGCACGCTAGGTGGGGAGATGGACGCACAAAGCTATGAGCTACTCACGGATAAAGGCACTTCAAAAGAGCGTTTTATGGTGCATTATAATTTTCCACCCTTTAGTGTTGGAGAAGCAATCCCTATTGGAGCAACAGGTAGGCGCGAGCTAGGACACGGAAACCTAGCTAAAAGAGCGTTAGAATGTAGTGTGATAAATGGAGATCAAAAAACAATCCGCCTTGTATCAGAAATTTTAGAATCCAATGGTTCAAGCTCAATGGCTAGTGTTTGTGGTGGCTCTCTAGCACTAGCAGCAGCAGATATTGAATGCACTTCTTTAATTGCAGGTGTGGCAATGGGGCTTGTGTGCGAGGGTGAAAAATACGCTGTTTTAACTGATATTATGGGCTTAGAAGACCACGATGGGGATATGGATTTTAAAGTTGCTGGAAGCAAGAGTGGAATCACGGCTTTACAAATGGATATTAAGCTTGGGGGCTTAAGCACAGAGATTTTAGAATGCGCTTTGTTGCAAGCAAAAGAAGCGCGATTCCATATTTTAGAGATTATGGAAAGCGCAAAGGAAAAAATCGTGCTAAACACCGTGGCACTTCCTAGCTCACAGACTTTTGCAATTCATCCTAGCAAGATTGTAGAAGTGATTGGACAAGCAGGTAAAACCATTAAAGAAATCATAGAAAAATTTGAAGTAGCGATTGATTTAAATCGCGATAATGGAGAAGTTAAGGTAAGTGGTGGAAATAAAGAAAAAGTAGATGCGGCAAAAGAATATATCATAGGAATTACAAGCGCTAGTAGCGATAAGCCTAGCATTGCCGAGCTTTATAAAGTGGGTGATGTGTATGAGGGAAGAGTAAAAAAAGTCGTGGATTTTGGGGCATTTGTGGAGTTGCCACACAATTATGATGGGCTTTTGCATATTTCAAAAATCACAAGCAGTCGTGGTGCGCAAGCAAGTGATTATTTGAGTGTGGGGGATTTGTTGCGCGTTGAAGTGTTATCGCTTAATAAAAACAAAGTTGAGCTAGGATTGCAAGAGAAGTTGAGTAAATAA